TTTACCGGTACAAAAAATACCACCCTTCCTCGGAACCAGGTGACCTTTGGAAAATGGACCGGGCACGGGCCGAGCGTAACGCGCACATTATTATCGGGGCCAGCTACTGATGCAAGTGTTACAAGGTAGCTGTCGCTGGAGTAACGGTCACCTCTTGCGAGCAAACCGGAGTTTGCTAACAGGCGGCGGATTGTGGATTTGCTGAGCCGCGGTTCGCCTCCATTAATCCAATCTACAAGACTTGCAGCTTAAAGATTGGTACTGAGATCCGGAAAGCAGTTATTGCAGAGTATTCTCTGTCATAGCTGCTTTTTCTTTTTACTGCTCTGCCCCAAGCTAGTTCTCTTCTTCTCTTTATTCGTCGGGCTCTGCACTAATTCTTTGCAATAAATCGATGAGAAGATCTTCTTCCTCGTCAGATAAATTGCGGACAAGACCGACATTGAGCTCATCCAGGATTCCTTGCAGGACAGGAGAAAATTCTAATGCCTTGGCCGTTGGGGACAAAAGATGGGAACGGCGGTCATTCGGGTCCGTTCGCCGCTCAATGTAGCCGGATTCCTCCAAGTGCCTCACCGAACGTGCTGTGGTTGCCTTGTCAAATTTAAGTTCATTCGTCAATTGTTCCTGTGTAATGCCCGGACGCTGCAGAATAAGCTTTAAAAAGCTGTGCTGGCCGCCACTGCCGATTCCGTACGGAACCAATTTTTTGGACAATATTTTTTGATTTCGGCGCTGTAGGTGGGAAATCAACTTTCCAATCGGTTCTTTTCTCATCAAATACACCTCATCGGCTTACAAATTTCGAATCCGCAGATGGGACAAAGCCAAGTTTACAATAATATTGTTGCGCACGCAACTAATTTGCTGTAAACTAGAAACGTCAATTAGTTGCGAGCGCAACTAAATAGTAATGCTCAACGATGAAGAGGTGCTAAACATGAATTCAACCGCTACAACCACAGCAACATATCAGGAAAATAGCGAAATCCAAAAGAAACGTTGGATGATTTTGATTGTATTGAATCTGTTTACGTTTATGTCTACGCTGGATGGAAGCATCGTCAATATTGCTCTCCCCGTGTTGTCACGCACGTTACATTTACCCGTAGCCCAGATTGAATGGGTGACAACCGCCTATTTGATGGCTATATGTACAGCCATTTTATTTTTTGGCAAGCTCGGAGATATGATCGGTAAAATCAAAATATTCAAGATCGGTACGATCGTGTTCATTCTCGGCTCACTGTTGTGTGGTCTTAGTTCTTCGCTGCCCATGCTTCTGATCTCACGTATCATTCAGGCGATTGGGGCCTCCATGACCATGGCCAACAGCCAAGGGATCGTGACGGATATCTTTCCGTCCTATGAACGAGGCAAAGCGCTGGGCTTAATCGGAACCTTCGTATCCCTGGGCAGCATTGCCGGACCGAGCTTGGGTGGCATTATTGTCTCCTCGCTGGGCTGGCAGTACATTTTCTGGGTCAATGTGCCGATAGGATTGGTGGCTGTCCTTCTGGGCTGGAAGCTTCTGCCGAAGGACCTGATCAAGGTAAAAGGCAAGATCGACGTTCCCGGCAGCTTGATGTTTGCTGTTTTTATTCTCGCTTTATTCGCCGGATTGCTGCTGGGGCAGCAGGTCGGATATGGAGACAACCGTATTATCGCTTCGCTGGTGGTCGCTGTGATTGCTTTTGTCGTGTTCATTCGCTTGGAAATTCGCCGTCCACAGCCGCTATTACAGCTTGGTCTATTCAAAAATCCGTTGTTTTCGCTCAGTATATTGTGCGCTTTTCTCGTCTTCGTCGCTAACTTCTGCTTTAACATCATTTCGCCCTTTTATGCGCAGAATATGCTGAATTTGTCGCCTTTTTATGCCGGGTTCCTGCTGATGCTGTTTCCTATCTCCATGGTTATCGTGGCCCCCCTCAGTGGTGCGCTTTCCGATAAAATCGGGTCTGAACTGCTCACATTTGCCGGGCTTGTGGTCATGGCAATTGCCCAGATTGGCTTGGCCCGACTCCATGCAGGCAGTCCCGTTCCGTTCGTAGGTCTGTGGATCGCCATGCTGGGCATCGGCAGTGGTCTATTCCAATCGCCCAACAATTCGTTGATTATGTCCAAGGTCCCTCGTACACAGCTCGGCTCAGCCGGAAGTGTCAACTCGCTGGTACGTAACGTTGGTATGGTGGTGGGAATCACTTTGGCCACGTCCATCCTGTTTTATATCATGAGCAAAGAGGCTGGTTATCGCGTAACCGGATTAATTCCGGGTCACCCGGAGATCTTTCTGGCCGGGATGCATGTGGTTTTCATGACTTCCGCGTCCATCTGTCTCGTGGGAGCCCTGCTGACATGCTGGCGGTTGATCGGGGCTAAACGGGCAAAGGTACAGGAGGGAAAATAATAAGAATGCTAGTCTCCTACACTTCCACTAAACGCCCGTTCTCTCTCCAGGATTGCAGTATTTTTTCAAGGACCCACTGGTTTTTGTACCCGTCCTCGAACAATGGGGCACGATCCACGGACTCTCCCCTTGCCAGCTTCACGAAGTCTTCATAGGCCGTGTGGTCATAGATTGCAGGGACAGCCCAAGTCTCGTATTCGGCATCCGGATGCTCGGGGTCACGCAGCACAATGCGGATATTTTCCCGGTTGTTGAGACTGGCGTGCAGCGCACCCAGTTCGCCGTAGATATCCACTTCGATATCGTGACGTTTGCCAATGGCATTTTTGTGGGTGATGAATGTACCAACCGTGTTATCGCCCACAATCCCATGAAAGGAAGCGAAGTCTTCCACATCCACCTTTACAGGCAAACCTGTGGCCAGATCGGGACGCTCGGGTGTAATCGTATGCAGCAGCGCTGCGACACTTTTAAATTCACCTACCAGAAAACGAGCCAGGTCAATAATATGTGAGGCTGTATCGCCCACAACCCCGGAGCCTGCCTTGGCTGAATTATGGCGCCATGTATACGGATGTTGACGATAGGGTGAGAATGCATCCATCAGATACCGGAATTGAATGTTATAGATGTTGCCCAGCTTGTGTTCATCCAGCAATTGCTTGGCATATTGGAAGGCAGCGCCGTAACGATGCTTATAATGAACCAGAAAAGGCACCGGATTCGCTGTATACAGCTTTTTCAATTGATCTGCTTCCTGCCACGTGAGTGTCAACGGTTTTTCCGCCAGGATGGCTTTGTGTTCTTCCAGCGCAATCCGAATAATGTCAAAATGCACATCGTTGGGTGTCAGCGACAGAATCGCATCCACCTCCGGGTCACGGATTAAGGCTTCATAATGGGGATATTGCTTGGCAGCAGGAAGTTGCAATTGCTTACCCAGCAGCTGAAGGCGATTGGAGTCCACATCACTGATGGCTGCAATAGAAACTCCCGAGATCGTATATAATGATCTAATGTGATATTCAGCGATCAGGCCAAGGCCGATGACACCTATGCGAATGAGTTTGGTTGGGGAGATGGAGGTATTCATGTTATCTGGATTCCCTTCTCTGCAAT
This DNA window, taken from Paenibacillus kribbensis, encodes the following:
- a CDS encoding MarR family winged helix-turn-helix transcriptional regulator; this encodes MRKEPIGKLISHLQRRNQKILSKKLVPYGIGSGGQHSFLKLILQRPGITQEQLTNELKFDKATTARSVRHLEESGYIERRTDPNDRRSHLLSPTAKALEFSPVLQGILDELNVGLVRNLSDEEEDLLIDLLQRISAEPDE
- a CDS encoding MFS transporter yields the protein MNSTATTTATYQENSEIQKKRWMILIVLNLFTFMSTLDGSIVNIALPVLSRTLHLPVAQIEWVTTAYLMAICTAILFFGKLGDMIGKIKIFKIGTIVFILGSLLCGLSSSLPMLLISRIIQAIGASMTMANSQGIVTDIFPSYERGKALGLIGTFVSLGSIAGPSLGGIIVSSLGWQYIFWVNVPIGLVAVLLGWKLLPKDLIKVKGKIDVPGSLMFAVFILALFAGLLLGQQVGYGDNRIIASLVVAVIAFVVFIRLEIRRPQPLLQLGLFKNPLFSLSILCAFLVFVANFCFNIISPFYAQNMLNLSPFYAGFLLMLFPISMVIVAPLSGALSDKIGSELLTFAGLVVMAIAQIGLARLHAGSPVPFVGLWIAMLGIGSGLFQSPNNSLIMSKVPRTQLGSAGSVNSLVRNVGMVVGITLATSILFYIMSKEAGYRVTGLIPGHPEIFLAGMHVVFMTSASICLVGALLTCWRLIGAKRAKVQEGK
- a CDS encoding Gfo/Idh/MocA family protein codes for the protein MNTSISPTKLIRIGVIGLGLIAEYHIRSLYTISGVSIAAISDVDSNRLQLLGKQLQLPAAKQYPHYEALIRDPEVDAILSLTPNDVHFDIIRIALEEHKAILAEKPLTLTWQEADQLKKLYTANPVPFLVHYKHRYGAAFQYAKQLLDEHKLGNIYNIQFRYLMDAFSPYRQHPYTWRHNSAKAGSGVVGDTASHIIDLARFLVGEFKSVAALLHTITPERPDLATGLPVKVDVEDFASFHGIVGDNTVGTFITHKNAIGKRHDIEVDIYGELGALHASLNNRENIRIVLRDPEHPDAEYETWAVPAIYDHTAYEDFVKLARGESVDRAPLFEDGYKNQWVLEKILQSWRENGRLVEV